The Pseudomonas triclosanedens genome has a window encoding:
- a CDS encoding carbon-nitrogen hydrolase family protein: protein MYLALYQCPPGPDDVAGNLRRLEQAAQQAVRNGADLLVLPEMYLSGYNIGAKRVAELAEGCDGPSAQRIAEIAREHKLGILYGYPERDGDAIFNSVQLIDRQGERRANYRKTHLYGDLDRSQFSASDQPPAIFELDGWKIGLLICFDVEFPENVRSLAMGGADLVLVPTANMRPYEFVAQVLVPTRAYENQVFLAYANYIGSEGEIEYCGLSSIVAPDGQVLTQARHGEELLVAELDPQRIALAREGYSYVHLRRPVLYRS, encoded by the coding sequence ATGTACCTCGCCCTCTACCAGTGCCCACCCGGCCCCGACGACGTCGCCGGCAACCTGCGCCGCCTGGAACAGGCCGCACAGCAGGCGGTGCGGAACGGCGCGGACCTGCTGGTCCTGCCTGAAATGTACCTCTCCGGCTACAACATCGGCGCAAAGCGCGTCGCCGAACTGGCGGAAGGCTGCGACGGCCCGTCCGCACAGCGCATCGCCGAGATCGCCCGCGAGCACAAGCTCGGCATCCTCTACGGCTACCCGGAGCGTGACGGCGACGCCATCTTCAACAGCGTGCAACTGATCGACCGCCAGGGCGAACGCCGCGCCAACTACCGCAAGACCCACCTCTACGGCGACCTCGACCGCAGCCAGTTCAGCGCCTCCGACCAGCCACCGGCCATATTCGAGCTGGACGGCTGGAAGATCGGCCTGCTGATCTGCTTCGACGTGGAGTTCCCCGAGAACGTGCGCAGCCTGGCGATGGGCGGCGCCGACCTGGTGCTGGTGCCCACCGCCAACATGCGCCCCTACGAATTCGTCGCCCAGGTACTGGTGCCGACCCGTGCCTATGAGAACCAGGTGTTCCTCGCCTACGCCAACTACATCGGCAGCGAGGGGGAAATCGAGTACTGCGGCCTGAGCAGCATCGTCGCCCCGGATGGCCAGGTGCTGACCCAGGCCCGGCATGGCGAGGAACTGCTGGTGGCCGAGCTGGACCCACAGCGCATCGCCCTGGCGCGCGAGGGGTACAGCTATGTGCACCTGCGCCGGCCGGTGCTGTATCGCAGCTGA
- a CDS encoding flavin monoamine oxidase family protein, which yields MHKNRHPHTPGKKPVTIFGPDFPFAFDDWIEHPAGLGSIPAEQHGQEVAIVGAGISGLVAAYELMKLGLKPVVYEASKMGGRLRSETFEGADGIIAELGGMRFPVSSTAFYHYVDKLGLQTKPFPNPLTPASGSTVVDLEGTSHYAEKIDDLPEIFREVAQAWADALEDGARFSEIQDAIRERDTARLKALWDELVPKWDDRTFYDFVASSKAFSRLSYRHREIFGQVGFGTGGWDSDFPNSMLEIFRVVMTNCDDHQHLVVGGVEQVPRGIWSHVPEKCAHWPAGTSLASLHNGAPRPGVKKIARAADGSFAVTDYWGDTRHYAAVLATCQTWLLTTQIECEEALFSQKMWMALDRTRYMQSSKTFVMVDRPFWKDKDPQTGRDVMSMTLTDRLTRGTYLFDNGDDKPGVICLSYSWMSDAMKMLPHPVEKRVQLALDALKKVYPNVDIASHIIGNPITVSWEADPHFLGAFKGALPGHYRYNQRMYAHFMQDDMPAEQRGIFIAGDDVSWTPAWVEGAVQTSLNAVWGIMKHFGGATHPENPGPGDRFAELGPMVLPD from the coding sequence ATGCACAAGAACCGCCACCCCCATACCCCCGGCAAGAAACCGGTCACCATCTTCGGCCCGGATTTCCCCTTCGCCTTCGACGACTGGATCGAGCACCCCGCCGGCCTGGGCAGCATTCCTGCCGAGCAGCACGGCCAGGAAGTGGCCATCGTCGGCGCCGGCATCTCCGGCCTGGTGGCGGCCTACGAGCTGATGAAGCTGGGTTTGAAGCCCGTGGTCTACGAGGCGTCGAAGATGGGCGGCCGCCTGCGCTCGGAGACCTTCGAAGGCGCCGACGGGATCATCGCCGAGCTGGGCGGCATGCGCTTTCCGGTGTCCAGCACCGCCTTCTACCACTACGTCGACAAGCTCGGCCTGCAGACCAAGCCCTTCCCCAACCCGCTGACCCCGGCCTCGGGCAGCACCGTGGTCGACCTGGAAGGCACCAGCCACTACGCCGAGAAGATCGACGACCTGCCGGAAATCTTCCGCGAAGTCGCCCAGGCCTGGGCCGACGCCCTGGAAGACGGAGCGCGTTTCTCGGAGATCCAGGACGCCATCCGCGAGCGCGACACGGCCAGGCTCAAGGCCCTGTGGGACGAACTCGTGCCGAAGTGGGACGACCGCACGTTCTACGACTTCGTCGCCAGCTCCAAAGCCTTCTCGCGCCTGTCCTACCGCCACCGCGAAATCTTCGGCCAGGTCGGCTTCGGCACCGGCGGCTGGGACTCGGACTTCCCCAACTCCATGCTGGAAATCTTCCGCGTGGTGATGACCAACTGCGACGACCACCAGCACCTGGTCGTGGGCGGCGTCGAGCAGGTGCCGCGCGGCATCTGGAGCCACGTGCCGGAGAAGTGCGCGCACTGGCCAGCCGGCACTTCGTTGGCCTCGCTGCACAACGGCGCGCCGCGCCCGGGCGTGAAGAAGATCGCCCGCGCCGCCGACGGCAGCTTCGCCGTCACCGACTACTGGGGCGATACCCGCCACTACGCCGCCGTCCTGGCGACCTGCCAGACCTGGCTGCTGACCACGCAGATCGAGTGCGAGGAAGCGCTGTTCTCGCAGAAGATGTGGATGGCTCTGGACCGCACCCGCTACATGCAGTCCTCGAAGACCTTCGTGATGGTCGACCGGCCGTTCTGGAAGGACAAGGACCCGCAGACCGGCCGCGACGTGATGAGCATGACCCTCACCGACCGCCTGACCCGCGGCACCTACCTGTTCGACAACGGCGACGACAAGCCGGGGGTGATCTGCCTGTCCTACTCCTGGATGAGCGACGCCATGAAGATGCTCCCGCACCCGGTGGAAAAGCGCGTGCAGCTTGCGCTGGATGCGTTGAAGAAGGTCTACCCGAATGTGGACATCGCCAGCCACATCATCGGCAACCCGATCACCGTGTCCTGGGAAGCCGACCCGCACTTCCTCGGCGCCTTCAAGGGCGCGCTGCCGGGCCACTACCGCTACAACCAGCGCATGTACGCGCACTTCATGCAGGACGACATGCCCGCCGAGCAGCGCGGCATCTTCATCGCCGGCGACGATGTGTCCTGGACCCCGGCCTGGGTAGAGGGCGCGGTGCAGACCTCGCTCAACGCCGTGTGGGGCATCATGAAGCACTTCGGCGGCGCCACCCATCCGGAGAACCCCGGCCCCGGCGACCGCTTCGCCGAGCTGGGCCCGATGGTGCTGCCGGACTGA
- a CDS encoding Lrp/AsnC family transcriptional regulator — protein MTKNADAALLNLLRANARESISELARKLGVSRSTVQSRIERLEQQGVISGYSVKVSDSYAQSLVRAHVLVTALPKLSHQVVQALEKIAEVKTLHSVSGNFDMIVIVEALSIRDLDAVLDRIGALDGVERTMSSIILSTRIDR, from the coding sequence ATGACGAAAAACGCCGACGCGGCGCTGTTGAACCTGCTGCGCGCCAACGCCCGCGAGTCGATCTCCGAGCTGGCGCGCAAGCTCGGCGTATCGCGCTCCACGGTGCAGAGCCGCATCGAGCGGCTGGAGCAGCAGGGCGTCATCAGCGGTTATTCGGTCAAGGTGTCGGACAGCTACGCGCAGTCGCTGGTGCGCGCCCACGTGCTGGTGACGGCGCTGCCCAAGCTGTCGCACCAGGTGGTGCAGGCGCTGGAGAAGATCGCCGAGGTGAAGACGTTGCATTCGGTGAGCGGCAACTTCGACATGATCGTGATCGTCGAGGCGCTGTCGATCCGCGACCTGGACGCGGTGCTGGATCGCATCGGCGCGCTGGATGGTGTGGAACGGACCATGTCCTCGATCATCCTGTCGACGCGAATCGATCGCTGA
- a CDS encoding carboxymuconolactone decarboxylase family protein, translating into MSARIEWPKASPDAYKAMLGLEQALEKSGLEHSLLELVRLRASQINGCAYCVNMHANDARKAGETEARLQTLSVWRETRFFTERERAALAWVESLTLLAEKHAPHDQFEALREQFSEAEIVNLTLAIATINAWNRFGVGMAMVP; encoded by the coding sequence ATGAGTGCACGTATCGAATGGCCCAAGGCCTCCCCCGATGCCTACAAGGCTATGCTCGGCCTGGAGCAGGCGCTGGAAAAGTCCGGCCTGGAACACTCGCTGCTGGAACTGGTACGCCTGCGCGCTTCGCAGATCAATGGCTGCGCCTATTGCGTGAACATGCACGCCAATGATGCCCGTAAGGCTGGCGAAACCGAGGCGCGCTTGCAGACCCTGAGCGTCTGGCGCGAGACCCGTTTCTTCACCGAACGCGAGCGCGCCGCGCTGGCCTGGGTGGAAAGTCTTACGCTGCTGGCCGAGAAGCACGCGCCGCACGATCAGTTCGAAGCGCTGCGCGAGCAGTTCAGCGAGGCGGAGATCGTCAACCTGACCCTGGCGATCGCCACCATCAATGCCTGGAACCGTTTCGGCGTGGGCATGGCGATGGTGCCCTGA
- a CDS encoding GNAT family N-acetyltransferase/peptidase C39 family protein, protein MNLRFRAASADDLNALVELEKRCFEHDRLSRRNFQWMISRAHASLLVAEADGNLLGYALVLFHQGTSLARLYSIAVEERARGIGLGQKLLDQAEAQAIDNECAYMRLEVRPDNRGAIALYQRNGYRPFATVRDYYEDHSEALRLQKRIRQISDRAPRHVPYYRQTTEFTCGPSCLLMAMGALEPERILERREELRLWREATTIYMTAGHGGCSPQGLALAAWRRGFRVQLQLSEDGPLFLDGVRSDEKREVMRLVHDDFAAELAQSHVQQLLVNQLDIDSALEAGGQPLVLISSYRLTRSKAPHWVVVTDCDEDFVYLHDPDVDHSQHREPLDCQHIPVNHGEFEQMSRFGRSKLRAAVILYKR, encoded by the coding sequence ATGAACCTTCGATTCCGCGCCGCCTCCGCCGACGATCTCAACGCCCTGGTCGAACTGGAAAAGCGCTGTTTCGAGCATGATCGCCTGTCGCGGCGCAACTTCCAGTGGATGATCAGCCGCGCCCACGCCTCGCTGCTCGTCGCCGAAGCCGACGGTAACCTGCTGGGCTACGCCCTCGTGCTGTTCCACCAGGGCACCTCGCTGGCCCGCCTGTACTCCATCGCCGTGGAAGAACGCGCCCGCGGCATCGGCCTCGGACAGAAGCTTCTCGACCAGGCCGAAGCGCAAGCCATCGACAACGAGTGCGCCTACATGCGTCTGGAAGTGCGGCCGGACAATCGTGGCGCCATCGCCCTCTACCAGCGCAACGGCTATCGCCCCTTCGCCACGGTACGCGACTACTACGAGGACCACAGCGAGGCGTTGCGCCTGCAAAAGCGGATCCGCCAGATCAGCGACCGCGCTCCCCGGCACGTCCCCTACTACCGCCAGACCACCGAGTTCACCTGCGGTCCGTCCTGCCTGCTGATGGCGATGGGCGCACTGGAGCCTGAGCGCATACTGGAGCGCCGCGAAGAACTACGCCTTTGGCGCGAGGCCACCACCATCTACATGACTGCCGGACACGGCGGATGCAGCCCCCAGGGCCTGGCGCTTGCAGCCTGGCGGCGTGGCTTTCGCGTGCAACTGCAACTGTCGGAGGATGGCCCGCTGTTCCTGGACGGCGTGCGCAGCGACGAAAAACGCGAAGTGATGCGCCTGGTGCACGACGACTTCGCGGCCGAACTGGCGCAGAGCCATGTGCAGCAGTTGCTGGTCAACCAACTGGATATCGATAGCGCTCTGGAGGCCGGAGGGCAGCCGCTGGTACTCATCAGCAGCTACCGCCTGACCCGCTCCAAGGCGCCGCACTGGGTGGTAGTCACCGATTGCGACGAAGACTTCGTCTACCTCCACGACCCGGACGTCGACCACAGCCAGCACCGCGAACCGCTGGACTGCCAGCACATCCCGGTGAACCACGGCGAGTTCGAGCAGATGAGCCGCTTCGGACGAAGCAAGCTGCGCGCGGCGGTGATCCTCTACAAGCGCTGA
- a CDS encoding RimK family protein has product MSKLFIIVERKEDWASYYPSDDVVTAQEYLEMPIDDDNGKRVQVINLCRNYRYLGHGYYCSLLAEARGHKVIPSVRSISELAKKSLYSLALEDLEKTLDKALADHPYGSTDGFTLTLYFGRTEIEPLQDLARQLFEAFPCPMLLVEFRRARGWHIEGVKPGNIHKLREDQEDLFASALDSFSRQIWRKPRSRRQYRYDLAILHDPAEAFPPSDRKALKNFIRVGRSLGIDVELIEKKDYSRLAEYDALLIRETTSVSDHTYRFAKKAESEGLVVMDDPVSILRCTNKVYLADLLRSHKLGMPATEILYKDNPQELERVGERLGFPLVLKIPDGSFSRGVIKVSDQAELLKASAELFERSVLLLAQEFFYTEYDWRIGVLNQKPIFACQYFMSKGHWQIYDHSPDAAELSGDFRTLAVHEAPRKVVELAVKTANLIGDGLYGVDLKQSGDRVVVIEVNDNPNIDCGVEDVYLGDDLYKLVLEEFVRRLEVKRRGRGW; this is encoded by the coding sequence GTGAGCAAGCTGTTCATCATCGTGGAACGCAAGGAAGACTGGGCCTCTTACTACCCCAGCGACGATGTGGTCACCGCCCAGGAGTACCTGGAAATGCCCATTGACGACGACAACGGCAAGCGCGTGCAGGTCATCAACCTGTGCCGCAACTACCGCTATCTGGGCCACGGCTACTACTGTTCGCTGCTGGCCGAGGCGCGCGGGCACAAGGTCATTCCATCGGTGCGCAGCATCAGCGAGCTGGCGAAGAAGTCACTCTATAGCCTGGCGCTGGAAGACCTGGAGAAGACCCTCGACAAGGCGCTTGCCGACCACCCCTACGGCAGTACCGACGGCTTCACGCTGACGCTGTATTTCGGACGCACCGAGATCGAGCCGCTGCAGGACCTGGCGCGCCAGTTGTTCGAGGCGTTTCCCTGCCCGATGCTGCTGGTGGAGTTTCGCCGTGCGCGCGGCTGGCATATCGAAGGGGTGAAGCCGGGCAACATCCACAAGCTGCGCGAAGACCAGGAAGATCTGTTCGCCAGCGCGCTGGACAGCTTCAGCCGGCAGATCTGGCGCAAGCCGCGTTCGCGCCGCCAGTACCGCTATGACCTGGCGATCCTGCACGATCCGGCGGAAGCCTTCCCGCCATCGGACCGCAAGGCGCTGAAGAATTTCATCCGTGTCGGCCGCAGCCTAGGCATCGACGTCGAGCTGATCGAGAAGAAGGACTACTCGCGGCTGGCCGAGTACGACGCGCTGCTGATCCGCGAGACCACCAGTGTCAGCGACCATACCTATCGCTTTGCCAAGAAGGCCGAGAGCGAAGGGCTGGTGGTGATGGACGACCCGGTGTCGATCCTGCGTTGCACCAACAAGGTCTATCTGGCGGACCTGTTGCGCAGCCACAAGCTGGGCATGCCGGCCACCGAGATTCTGTACAAGGACAATCCGCAGGAGCTGGAGAGAGTCGGCGAGCGGTTGGGCTTTCCGCTGGTGTTGAAGATTCCCGACGGCAGCTTCTCCCGCGGGGTGATCAAGGTGTCCGACCAGGCTGAGCTGCTCAAGGCCAGCGCCGAGCTGTTCGAGCGCTCGGTGCTGTTGCTGGCCCAGGAGTTCTTCTACACCGAGTATGACTGGCGGATCGGCGTGCTCAACCAGAAGCCGATCTTCGCCTGCCAGTACTTCATGTCCAAGGGGCACTGGCAGATCTACGACCATAGCCCGGACGCCGCGGAGCTGAGCGGCGATTTCCGTACCCTGGCGGTCCACGAGGCGCCGCGCAAGGTCGTGGAGCTGGCGGTGAAGACCGCCAATCTGATCGGCGACGGACTGTATGGCGTGGACCTGAAGCAGTCTGGCGACCGTGTCGTGGTGATCGAGGTGAACGACAACCCGAACATCGACTGTGGAGTGGAGGATGTGTACCTCGGCGACGACCTCTACAAGCTGGTGCTCGAAGAATTCGTGAGGCGCCTGGAAGTCAAGCGGCGGGGCCGTGGCTGGTGA
- a CDS encoding sigma-54 dependent transcriptional regulator — MLEAASNLRRLLVVDPCDDCRRLLPGLRAAGWEVDSCELDLAGERSCDVGLLRLQPEHLDRPESVKELISRSGTEWIAVLSPEVLPIHEVGDFVSEWFFDFHTLPFDVARVQVTLGRAFGMARLRGRGSTHSEERQHELLGESRDVRELRKLLAKFAPTESPVLIRGESGTGKELVARTLHRQSRRAVRPFVAINCGAIPENLIQSELFGHEKGAFTGAHQRKIGRFEQANGGTLFLDEVGDLPLELQANLLRVLQEKQIERVGGSQPIDVDVRVLAATHVDLEAAIRAGTFREDLYYRLNVLQVSTSPLRERNGDLALLANHFSHLYSVETGRRPRRFSDDALAAMAEHSWPGNVRELANRVRRGLVLAEGRQIEARDLGLEREKGRHPHLPLVTLEEYKLGAERQAMCDALARHGDNLSVAARMLGISRPTFYRLLHKHQLR; from the coding sequence ATGCTCGAGGCAGCCTCGAATCTTCGTCGCTTGCTGGTGGTGGATCCATGTGATGACTGCCGGCGGTTATTACCCGGACTCCGGGCAGCAGGGTGGGAGGTAGACAGTTGCGAGCTGGATCTTGCCGGCGAGCGCAGCTGTGACGTCGGTTTATTGCGCCTGCAACCCGAGCATCTGGATCGGCCGGAATCGGTCAAGGAACTCATCAGCCGCAGCGGCACCGAGTGGATAGCGGTGCTCAGCCCTGAGGTGTTGCCCATCCATGAGGTGGGTGATTTCGTCAGCGAATGGTTCTTTGACTTTCATACCTTGCCGTTCGACGTGGCGCGGGTGCAGGTCACCCTCGGCCGCGCCTTCGGCATGGCGCGCCTGCGCGGACGCGGCAGCACGCACAGCGAGGAGCGGCAGCACGAGCTGCTCGGCGAGAGCCGTGACGTCCGCGAGCTGCGCAAGTTGCTGGCGAAGTTCGCGCCGACCGAGTCGCCTGTGCTGATCCGCGGCGAGAGCGGTACCGGCAAGGAGCTGGTGGCGCGCACGCTGCATCGCCAGTCGCGGCGAGCGGTGCGGCCGTTCGTGGCGATCAACTGCGGGGCGATCCCGGAAAACCTGATCCAGTCGGAGCTGTTCGGCCACGAGAAGGGCGCATTCACCGGCGCGCACCAGCGCAAGATCGGCCGATTCGAGCAGGCCAACGGCGGCACGCTGTTCCTCGACGAGGTCGGCGATCTGCCTCTGGAGCTGCAGGCCAACCTGCTGCGCGTGTTGCAGGAGAAACAGATCGAGCGGGTCGGTGGCAGCCAGCCGATCGATGTGGACGTGCGAGTGCTGGCAGCGACGCATGTAGACCTGGAGGCGGCGATTCGCGCGGGTACCTTCCGCGAGGATCTCTACTATCGGCTCAATGTCCTGCAGGTCTCCACTTCACCGCTGCGTGAGCGCAACGGAGACCTGGCATTGCTGGCCAATCATTTTTCCCACCTCTACAGCGTCGAGACCGGACGCCGGCCGAGGCGCTTCAGTGACGATGCGCTGGCAGCGATGGCAGAGCATTCCTGGCCGGGCAACGTGCGCGAGCTGGCCAACCGGGTGCGTCGCGGCCTGGTGCTGGCGGAGGGGCGGCAGATCGAGGCACGGGACCTGGGGCTGGAGCGGGAGAAGGGCAGGCATCCGCACCTGCCGCTGGTGACGCTGGAGGAGTACAAGCTCGGCGCCGAGCGCCAGGCGATGTGCGATGCGCTGGCGCGGCATGGCGATAACCTCAGTGTGGCGGCACGCATGCTGGGGATTTCCCGCCCGACCTTCTACCGTTTGCTGCACAAGCACCAGTTGCGTTGA
- a CDS encoding C39 family peptidase, producing MRSLFALTLLLLTGIADAAYLPFAALPGGNLAYKEVQSIRERRFADLVEQKTDFSCGAAALATILEKAYNAPLDEQTVIQGMLTYADAEQVRKQGFSMLDMKRYVESMGMRARGYRIQADQLEQLKIPVIVLMEIRGYKHFVVLQRTQGNWVYIGDPALGHKRYTRDDFNKGWNGIVFAVIGHGYDRDNPLLTPPEPLTARDRLDRFRPVRDADLMDFGFIHSDFF from the coding sequence ATGCGCTCTCTCTTTGCCCTGACACTGCTGTTGCTGACCGGAATTGCCGACGCGGCCTATCTGCCGTTCGCCGCGCTGCCCGGCGGCAACCTTGCGTACAAGGAAGTCCAGAGCATCCGTGAGCGCCGCTTCGCCGACCTGGTGGAACAGAAAACCGACTTCAGTTGCGGCGCCGCCGCCCTGGCTACCATCCTCGAGAAGGCCTACAACGCCCCGCTGGATGAGCAGACAGTGATCCAGGGCATGCTGACCTACGCCGACGCCGAGCAGGTGCGCAAACAGGGCTTCTCGATGCTGGACATGAAGCGCTACGTCGAGAGCATGGGTATGCGCGCCCGCGGTTATCGCATCCAGGCCGACCAGCTCGAACAACTGAAGATTCCGGTGATCGTCCTGATGGAAATCCGTGGCTACAAGCACTTCGTGGTGCTGCAGCGCACGCAGGGCAACTGGGTCTACATCGGCGACCCCGCATTGGGCCACAAAAGGTACACCCGCGACGACTTCAACAAAGGCTGGAACGGCATCGTGTTCGCGGTCATCGGTCATGGCTATGACCGCGACAATCCGTTGCTGACCCCGCCGGAACCCCTGACCGCACGAGACAGGCTGGACCGTTTCCGCCCCGTCAGGGATGCCGATCTGATGGACTTTGGCTTCATTCACAGCGACTTCTTCTGA
- a CDS encoding adhesin — protein sequence MRAFVFCASALLLPLLAHAASQTEQDNAMIDGTGRDYVGNVSVNQAAGNQQQQSNARALANGTNSHASTYQNQQLQLIDPDASLDASASIKGNSFQGSGVVGVNQGAGLGNQQINALRISASNTASHPESLDDSTLAQSVAVTRNSGSPVAMPGQRIVNTDDQAFAGSVGVVQVNQSAGVGNQSYNNLSIRVAGGL from the coding sequence ATGCGCGCCTTCGTCTTCTGCGCCAGCGCCCTGCTGCTGCCGCTGCTGGCCCACGCCGCCAGCCAGACCGAACAGGACAACGCCATGATCGACGGTACCGGCCGCGACTACGTGGGCAACGTCTCCGTCAACCAGGCCGCGGGCAACCAGCAACAGCAGAGCAACGCTCGCGCACTCGCCAACGGCACCAACTCCCATGCCTCCACCTATCAGAACCAGCAGCTGCAACTGATCGACCCCGATGCCTCGCTGGATGCCAGCGCCAGCATCAAGGGCAATTCGTTCCAGGGCAGCGGCGTGGTCGGCGTCAACCAGGGCGCAGGCCTTGGCAACCAACAGATCAACGCCTTGCGGATCAGCGCGTCGAATACCGCGAGCCATCCGGAAAGCCTCGATGACAGCACCCTCGCCCAGAGCGTAGCGGTGACCAGAAACTCAGGTTCCCCCGTAGCCATGCCCGGCCAGCGGATCGTCAACACCGACGATCAGGCCTTCGCCGGCAGCGTGGGCGTGGTGCAGGTGAACCAGAGCGCTGGGGTTGGCAACCAGTCGTACAACAACCTCAGCATCAGAGTCGCGGGAGGACTCTGA
- a CDS encoding undecaprenyl-diphosphate phosphatase, with amino-acid sequence MDLWSAFQAFILGVVEGLTEFLPISSTGHQIIVADIIGFGGERAEAFNIIIQLAAILAVVWEFRRKILDIVVGLPSEPRAQRFTANLLIAFAPAVVLGVAFADQIHRYLFNPITVAVALVIGGFVMLWAENREHRIRAETVDQMTWKDALKVGCAQCLALVPGTSRSGATIIGGLLFGLSRKAATEFSFFLAMPTMVGAAVYSGYKYRHLFQPDDLPVFAIGFVTSFIFAMIAVRGLLKFIANHSYAAFAWYRIAFGLLILATWQFGLIDWSSVKH; translated from the coding sequence ATGGATTTGTGGAGTGCCTTCCAGGCATTCATTCTCGGAGTGGTCGAGGGGCTTACGGAGTTCCTGCCGATCTCCAGCACCGGCCACCAGATCATCGTGGCGGACATCATCGGCTTCGGCGGTGAGCGCGCCGAAGCGTTCAACATCATCATTCAACTGGCGGCCATCCTGGCGGTGGTTTGGGAGTTCCGCCGGAAGATTCTCGACATCGTCGTCGGCCTGCCCAGCGAACCACGGGCGCAGCGCTTTACCGCCAACCTGCTGATAGCCTTCGCGCCGGCCGTGGTGCTCGGCGTGGCCTTCGCCGATCAGATCCATCGCTATCTGTTCAATCCCATCACCGTTGCCGTGGCGCTGGTCATCGGTGGCTTCGTGATGCTCTGGGCCGAGAACCGCGAGCACCGCATTCGTGCCGAAACGGTGGATCAGATGACCTGGAAGGACGCCCTCAAGGTTGGCTGCGCGCAATGCCTGGCGCTGGTTCCGGGCACCTCCCGGTCCGGCGCGACGATCATCGGCGGCCTGCTGTTCGGCTTGTCGCGCAAGGCGGCCACCGAGTTCTCGTTCTTCCTGGCGATGCCGACGATGGTGGGGGCGGCGGTCTATTCAGGCTACAAGTATCGCCATCTGTTCCAACCCGATGACCTGCCGGTGTTCGCCATCGGTTTCGTCACTTCGTTCATCTTCGCCATGATCGCCGTGCGCGGTTTGCTCAAGTTCATCGCCAACCACAGCTACGCCGCCTTCGCCTGGTACCGTATCGCTTTCGGCCTGCTGATCCTGGCGACCTGGCAGTTCGGCCTGATCGACTGGAGCAGCGTCAAGCACTGA
- a CDS encoding DUF1294 domain-containing protein has product MEKNGIISRWDDDKGFGFIRPQSGGEELFLHISAFRGDRRPQSGDQVCYVAGADRQGRPRAEHARLAGLAIDTPDIRRKPGAAATRARVRSGREVAFPTPPRRSLGRGLLLLAVSLVLPVCGALVWLKEGYFAWFLLLYPLFSVLAFFAYWRDKRSAERDGWRTPEQSLHLLELLGGWPGALLAQQLLRHKTRKLSFQLVFWAIVVLHQVFWIDWLSGGRLLGWFGALLGPGAS; this is encoded by the coding sequence ATGGAAAAGAACGGCATCATCAGCCGCTGGGACGACGACAAGGGCTTCGGCTTCATCCGTCCCCAGTCCGGCGGCGAGGAACTCTTCCTGCACATTTCGGCGTTTCGCGGCGATCGGCGCCCGCAGAGCGGCGATCAGGTGTGCTACGTGGCGGGTGCCGACAGGCAGGGCCGGCCGCGGGCGGAGCATGCGCGCCTGGCCGGGCTGGCCATCGACACGCCCGACATTCGCCGCAAACCGGGCGCCGCGGCGACCCGTGCACGCGTACGCAGCGGGCGTGAGGTGGCCTTCCCGACGCCGCCACGCCGTTCGCTCGGACGCGGGCTGCTGTTGCTGGCAGTGTCACTGGTGTTGCCGGTCTGCGGTGCGCTGGTCTGGCTGAAGGAGGGCTACTTCGCCTGGTTCCTGCTGCTCTATCCGCTGTTCAGCGTGCTGGCGTTCTTCGCCTACTGGCGCGACAAGCGCAGCGCCGAACGGGACGGCTGGCGCACACCGGAGCAGAGCCTGCATCTGCTGGAGCTGCTGGGCGGCTGGCCGGGGGCGCTGCTCGCGCAGCAACTCCTTCGCCATAAGACCCGCAAGCTGTCGTTCCAGTTGGTGTTCTGGGCGATTGTCGTGTTGCACCAGGTGTTCTGGATCGACTGGCTCAGCGGCGGGCGGCTGCTGGGCTGGTTTGGCGCTCTGCTGGGACCGGGCGCGTCATAG